Within the Hevea brasiliensis isolate MT/VB/25A 57/8 chromosome 2, ASM3005281v1, whole genome shotgun sequence genome, the region ttctatgataAAAGGAATGGTCATATGTGAGTTTTGTTTTGGGGTTCTATGTTTACATTACTGTCTTTGAGCAGGTGGCCTGTTCGCTATGCAGTGAGACAATGGAGCGTGAAGTTCTAGCAATTCATAAAGTTGAAAATTGTCCTCAAAGGATAGTCACATGTGAATTCTGCGAATTTCCATTGCCTGCAATTGATCTAGCTGAGCATCAGGTAAGACGAACAATTTAGAAATGACAAGGCAGCTTTCAGTTGCATGCTTTAATACCAATTTGTATCTGCATCTCTCTTTTTTCCTTTCAATTATGAAATTTCAGGAGGTATGTGGGAACCGGACAGAACTTTGTCATCTGTGTAATAAATATATTAGACTGCGAGAAAGATACAACCATGAGACTAGATGCACTGGTGTGTCGGATAATATTGTGGGATCTTCCAGGTAGATATGCAAAAGCTTCTTAATTGCCGCTTGTAAATAAATACATGGTAGTCACTTTTAGGGCTGtccagttttcggtttaaactgaaaaaccaaaccaaaccaatttgGTTCAACTGGTTCGGTTTTTTGGTTCAATCGATTTTTTTTGGTTCAattggtttggttcggttttaattTTTAGGTAACTTCAGGTTTTGGTTTGGTTAATTCAGTGAAAAAACTGAACTAACCGAACTGACTGAAATTCCCCTAAACTTCATGCTTCGTCGTTTCCCATGTTACATAAATAGACCTACTTCTCTCACTCATTTCACTGTCTCAACACAACCACAACCCTCTCCTCTCACTAAGTCTCTCAACCCAGTGTTGTCAGCCTATTGCCTCCCTCCAcgtcctcctcttcttcttcttcttctttgagaATTCTTCTCTAATGGTCAATTGAATCTGCTATCGTCTTCTTCTCCCTCCCTCTGGACATATCCATCACCATCAGTTGCTTCCTATTACAGCCCCTATTTATTCTTTGCGTCTCTGATTCTTCTAGGTGTGAATGTGATGTGTTGATTATGGTTCTGGTCTTTTCTTTTGCTATACATATCACCATTTGGGACTAGGGTCATGGGTTCACCTCACCGGCGCTGCATGTTGCATTGCCTCGACATTCTGGGTTTGCCTTGCGTCATCGTCAGTGCCGTAGAGGGAATTTGATGTTGTATTGCCTCAACATTCTAGGTTTAGTGGTTTTTCATTttgattttgttgaaattttGTTAACCTGTTTTCTGGATTCGATTTTTGGGAATTTGATTTTGTTAATCTGTGGGATTGAAATTTTTTCAATTTGGGTGGAGAAACcgatgatttaacccaaaatcgtttagagtggagaaagagaatccatatagccaaccctaataaatttttgagataaaaacttAGTTTAGTTGAGTTGGGTTGTGCTTGTTGCTTGTTGGGCATTCTACGAATCAATTCTTTGAGTTTTGCTCTCGGCCTCTTGCTTGGAGTTGTAAGACTGTACAGAAGTGTGTTTGTTGTGCATTCTTGAAAAACTGATGTTCCGAACTGATCTGatttggtttggttcggtttgatttgGTTCTTCtcttatttcggttcggtttcaCTTGGTATTTTACATGAAATCGGTTTTTGGTTTTATGAACAGGCCAAATGCTCTCTCCTAGTCACtttcattattttttatgattGTGTTGTGAGTGCAAGTATGTCCAAATTGGTTTGCTTTTGCTTTAACTGCCTTTGATTTATAGCCTTTCTCAGTTGTTTTAATCTTGTGTTGGCTTTTAAGTATATAAGCTTTTGGGCTTATGTTGAAGGCTTTTGTTGCTAAGTGCATCTCAGTTTAATCCTTTTAATGTAGGTAAGCACAGTGAGTGGGTACACGCAGGAAATATAATTTAAACCATTGGAGTGTTaccgtcccaaagtaatcactttaaatatctcagttcagtccttcaagtagatgggggatgtgaggaggatgttagtcataggattaaagccagatggttgaagtggagatgtgctacgagagttttatgtgatcacaagatttccaataagttgaaaggaaaattttaccgacgtctaagataagagttgcagagatgagaatgttaaggtgaatgagtggccatactagactagataaagtccgtaataagagtattagagaaaaggtaggagtagtgccaattgaggataagttgagagaagggagattgaggtggtttggtcgtgtgaagcgtagacatacggaggtttcagttagataagtagagcacattaggttagaggatagaaagaaaaaaaaggggtagacctaaattgacttggaggagagtagtacaacatgacctagaagcattatacatttctgaggatttaatccaaaatcgtttagagtggagaaaagccaatccatataaccgaccccaaatttttgggataaaaacttagttgagttgagttgagttgagttaagttgatgtGGATATTGCATGTCACAGTGAAATCAAAACAAAAAATATAGTGTCTATGTCAGTGATGGTTAAATCTGTTGCTGTTTATGTATTATATATCAAAGCACATGCTATTTGAAATGGTCTTCTCATCTGTTAAACCCTAGGGTGCTTTTTAATTGTTTTTCTGAACTTCAAGAGTACAAGGAAAATGCTTTTCATGTTATACAAGTGCAACCACATAAAATGTGGCTTAGCCACATAGGGAACTCCTGGATTACGTATTGTCTGATTGAAGTGTTAATCTGCCGTTATGGGATTTATGCCTTGTGTTTCTGTCACATTCTTTATGATTCACCGGATATCAATTGGCAGTCTTTATGGGCCTAATTTTATTTGGAATGTTTGAAGGGATGTGAGGGAAGCTGAAGGAGCACCAGGTGCTCCAATAAGGCAGCCACATGATTATTCAAGGAGACGACTTCTATTCACCATTGCAATAACAGGCATTGCTGTTATTCTAGGATCACTTCTTTTCCAGAGGAAAACAGAGAATAATCAAGTGCATTAGCGGCAGAGAAGGTACATATTAGGGCTTATGTAAATCACTGCTCTAAAGCTATTTAATTCCATTTATTTGGATCTGTAATCAACTGAGAGCGTACTGTAGTTACTGTATTTAACTGATCGGGATTGTCACAGTGCATTGACAGCTTGAGAACTGGTATCCATCATTGAAAATGAGCTTCAGCATTTTTTTGAGTAAAAGATGGGCTTTTGTAAAGTTACATTCACGTAATTTCTACTTTTGTCAATGTACTATCGTTTCTACTTTCTTTTTCATTTGGGGGGACGCTGTTCATGGTTGCATCTGTGAATTTTGATAGGAGGATGCGAGAATTCTAATAAAGAATCAGCAACCATGGTTGTTGGAGCTTCCCAATCCATTGGAAATGTTGTATTATTTACAATCTTTGCTCTTTCGATCTTCAAGCATCTTCTCTCTTGTAGCCATATCTAGTATTGATCTACATGCTAGGCTGGTAGAAGAAGCTTTTTATTTTTGATGAGGCCACATAGGTTGGTAGATGACCCTCACAAAGTAATGTGCTCTAttctcttcttatatatatatatatatatataaatttaaagttATGTAATTAAAATGGGATAATGGCCCATGGATACATCTATTTAGTTGTCTAATTAGTTGAACGGTtgagtaaatttttaatttttaaatttttaattgttgATTGGAGgtgtttaataaatataatttgtgaaagttATAACTGTTTAACATTATAATTGTAATATTAAAAGTTAAAGATTTTTAGGTTttgtttattttatgaaaaataatttctatATGAAAAACAATttctatagaaaatatttttttattatttgattataatattaCATTATCagtatgtatttattttatttatatattaaatatttttatattttaataaaaatatttaaatttaaaaaataaaaaataattttttctttaaaaaaatatatatttttcattaattcaTTCTCTTAAATATTTCAAACACTATAAAGCATGaagaaaaatattttagaaaaatatttttatgaaataaatgaagttttaaatatatttttacatTAATCGCTTTTCGCTAAAAACTGattgtaatcaccaaattaaacaaGCAAACATTAAACTATTACTTGAAgaagatatatatttttttaaatgttaGTAAAATAAGTAATCTTTGTAAACTattatttgaaaaaatatttattttttaggaaatatttattattattattattattattattattattattattattattatattttttaaaaaaaagaagaagttaGAAATTGAGTTTGAGACATGTAAAATATACGAAAATGATATGGTGTTAATGTCTTTGATGTGTATAAATTAGCAACAGTTGAATAAGTATGTTTATTTGATCATGTGGTTATCAATCCATGTACATGTTGCACACTTGCGGGCGAATATTATATGTTCTTCCCTTTAATGTTCTGTTTTTTAAGCTTAACTGACATTAGTATAATTAACTGGCttgcatttgaatggaaaatttaAATTGTGATATTTAAATTTGAGGCAATTATAGATTTTCTTCGATCGGTTGGGGCCATGAATTCATATCAGGCTTATAAATATAgaacattttatttaaatatgaatttaaaataatttataaaatagtgctatttaaaatttatttttaaatatttttaataaatataataatattatttaaaatttataatttattaataatatatatgaaaTTAATCTAAACTTTTTATTTCAAATaggataaatattttaatataaaaggaAAAGTATAAGAATTCATCGAAAATTTCACGTTCTTTGTAGCAAAACACGTGCAAAACGGCTTGGATCTTATCTGACAATCTTAtcttatctttttcttttttaaaattttttatttataaataaagaaATTCATTCGACACTCTTTTTATTTTGTaggaaatatattttttaaaaatatatttttttatattttttaaaatttagaatatTCACAAaaatagattaataaaaaatatttttcttgttaaaagaaaaattaagttatttttaaaaaatataattttttaattttaaaagtcattttttttaattttaataatcttattaaaatgtgaaaatatttatatataaataatataaattcatactattaatttaatattataattaaataaaaaatatttatatataaaagttaCATACTGCGAAACAAACGGAgtgcaaaaaaaaagaaaatagatacATCAACTTGAACGAAAGAAATAACAAAAGGACACACCTATACAGACACACTCACACATTTGATAAAGTATGAGCAATAGCATTACCAGCTTGATGAGCAAATGACTGGCAAACATTAGATAGAAACCAAGTACATGCAATCAGCAAGGGCCATCCCCACAATATTACCCGAAGCCTCCCCCACTTTtaatcaattaataactattacAAAACATAGTTGAGGAAAAATGAATCTCACACTTTATTTAATAGCAACTAAAGTATTTATATATAGGTGTGAACAAAGAAGTGgaaaaagaattgagctaaactAATTAACAAACTTAGTTGAATCGACTAACAAACTTTATAACATTTTCCTAATCAGCTTGGTTACTAAACAAAATAATTTAACTACTTTAGCTACTTGTTGCAGCTACTTCTTCTCGGCTAATACCCCCTCGCAAGTTGGAGAATGAATATCTATCATGCCTAGCTTGAGCACCATATTCTAAAATGAAGAAATAACTAATGGTTTGGTGTCTAAAAACAGGAAGTGATTGTGAGCTCAGTTGCTATCCTAAATTTGTGTGGGACTGTATGACACCTAAGGCGAAGCTAGGAAAaatgtgaaaaccatagaaaataatagagaacgggctcaaataattgaatcagagttcaaGAAGCAACTTAGTGTTATTGAAAAAATGGAGCAGACAGATAATGGGTAAAATGGTTAATTCACCCTTAGAAGTGATTTttagcctaaatgtccattaaaacgtaaaaaattaaaatattgaaaaatgaattaaaaatgaagAGAGTAGGGAAAGGAAAGAAGTAAAGAAATGAATATCAAATAATCATTTGATATCATGacatcataaaaattttaaattttattaattgtttatgagataattatctaattataagaagataaaataaaaaaaaagagagaaaaatcatTTCCTTCTTCCCCACTTTCtagccgtccctctctctctcattctctctctcatAAACTTCCATTGATGAGTTGTGGGAGctcttaaaactctaaaatttctttaTAATTTCCTTAATTTCTAACACCAAATATTGATATTAGACATTGGTTGAGAATTTGGGTGCAAGAAATGTaataccctcactttagctagtccatacattttactgttctggtgaccaatgtcggtctgcaGAGTCAGAATATCTGAaattatatttagactagagtgaggagtcataaataaaccaaataatggtaagaagaatttagaaaaaattttagaaataaaatacaataaggttaaatgagcaggtGCTCCGGTGATGGGAGGCCTAACGGAAAGCGACTGTAAAGATAGTTGTCAACTCTATACCCGTGGAGaaatcctgtgaaataatttatgggacttcagtgaagaattattgaggtttcgatgacaaTAGATTACTAAGAAAACATAAGGAAAATTAAAAcaattggtatagacaattttagctcaataagctaaacgaaaggcattttagtcattttacatttagagatgattttttaccaacttattcatttaagtaagtgaattatatgacataaaatatgaataaatattgatgaaaaattaattaaaaatgaatagaaaaaggaaagaaaacaaaatgaaattaaattggaTTTATTATATAAGCATGATatggcatgatgcaattaaaatattatcaACCAATCACATTTAGCTAAACATAAGTATAAAAGCCAAAAGACCTTAGATTAACTAAAAAATTCTGCATCACTTCTTCTTTTCATTTTGGCCGAACCACCCCTTCTCATTCCTCCATTGATACTTCTTCTTCCACCTTGCATAATCTTGATCCTCACCATAAAACTCAAAAATTCCTCAATTAAAACTTGTTATTTacccttgggaaagtgtttggctgccaagaaaagccaagaaagtgaagaatttggaAGTGAGAAaatctctcaagtgaggttagtgccacctttctctctctttctttttataTTCATGTTAAGACATTAAGTTAAGCTAAGAATtgtgggaattgaagagaattatgcatgctaAGGTATaccttgaattttggcagccatgaaggaCTTTAGGGTATggtaattttgattgaatttaacatGTCTACTAATGCCCAATGATGTGTATGTTGAAGTTGAAATGGAAAATCATATGAATTGTATGGTGTCTGCATGAATTAGGGATTtgaagtgtaacaccccaaaattttaaattttttgagcatttttggtattttaattttatttaaattttaggaatttttttgagatttttcggattttaaaaatcgggttcgatttttccgaaaatataaactttgatgaattttaaaaaattaatttaaagaccacggcaaaactaaaaatatatttggagtctacgtatttttttgagttttctggaattttttcgaaatttttggacctcgttttcggtcctgaggcagagtaaaaattcaaaattttgtattctgaatcgaaccggccgaatcgaaccggaccggatcggactggtcgaatcggaccggtcttcttctctttttcttcctcccgttcGCGACGTTCcctcttccttctctctctcttttctctctcctccctccccctGCCGaccacctcccctgccacccagTAGCCGCGCGCCACCCAGCCTCCCGGCCCGGTCGGCCGCCGAGAATGGCGAATCTcctccctcgcgcgcgcggcgtttcggcttctccggccaccaattggactggTCTTGTgtttaaaatcatctactcggtgagagctttccatagacaccaagaacgccgaaatccatcgagcggtttgtctgatttttgctcgggaagattttagccaatttcgacttttgggctagatttctcgaaaatcgtgaatcccacaagaaaaccgagggtaccagcacgctccactcgtcgagagcttcgcggcgacataaatttcaaatttttccgacaccgtttttcggtgggtcccacggaacttcgcagtgtttttccgagcatttaatgagcttagaaaattctgaaaaatttatgtactaacccccgtgttatgggcttcgtgtaggcatcctcgattcacggaaattcgacatGATTGGTAGTGCGAAATTCGGCGAACcacttctggaaaagtctccgaattggaccgaggttttggctagccccccattgtcagacgtcccgagcgcgttcccgaagtcggaattggcaaaggtaaacccgaaccttgctttttcgtaattttctagtgcttaaataggattaaaaatccataaaatattcgtggtagcttagaaaattatgattctttt harbors:
- the LOC110639184 gene encoding uncharacterized protein LOC110639184, translating into MAIASEEITNICSHCDKAIPSSNIDLHFAHCSRNLEKCKICGDMVPKKYAEEHFLNTHALVACSLCSETMEREVLAIHKVENCPQRIVTCEFCEFPLPAIDLAEHQEVCGNRTELCHLCNKYIRLRERYNHETRCTGVSDNIVGSSRDVREAEGAPGAPIRQPHDYSRRRLLFTIAITGIAVILGSLLFQRKTENNQVH